In one Pseudomonas sp. SG20056 genomic region, the following are encoded:
- a CDS encoding AAA family ATPase — protein sequence MTVHHFPLAAVVAADDLKLALCLAAIDPAIGGVLIEGPRGMAKSTLARGLADLLASGTFVTLPLGASEERIVGTLDLDAALGEGRAQFSPGLLAKANGGVLYVDEVNLLPDHLVDLLLDAAASGVNHIERDGISHRHAARFVLIGTMNAEEGELRPQLLDRFGLNLALDAQPQPAQRAEIVRRRLAFDADPQAFLQRWQAQQDQLRERCQSARVRLAAIALDDAALEEISQRCFAAAVDGLRADLVWLRAARAHAAWRGAEHIESVDIDAVEDFVLRHRRRQNPPPVAQPPQPQSQSQPSSDKPSEEPQGEGQWGELPAQAQSLGVRREPPRWAKKP from the coding sequence ATGACCGTTCATCACTTCCCCCTCGCCGCCGTGGTCGCCGCCGATGACTTGAAACTGGCGCTGTGCCTGGCGGCCATCGATCCGGCGATTGGCGGTGTGCTGATCGAGGGGCCGCGCGGTATGGCCAAATCGACCCTGGCCCGTGGCCTGGCCGACCTGCTCGCCAGCGGTACCTTTGTCACCCTGCCGCTGGGCGCGAGCGAGGAGCGCATTGTCGGCACCCTCGATCTCGACGCCGCCCTGGGCGAGGGCCGCGCGCAGTTCAGCCCCGGCCTGCTGGCCAAGGCCAATGGCGGCGTGCTGTACGTCGATGAGGTCAATCTGCTGCCCGATCATCTTGTCGACCTGCTGCTGGATGCCGCCGCCAGCGGGGTCAACCATATCGAGCGCGACGGTATTTCGCATCGGCATGCCGCGCGCTTTGTACTGATCGGCACGATGAACGCGGAGGAGGGCGAACTGCGCCCGCAACTGCTGGATCGCTTCGGCCTTAACCTGGCCCTGGACGCCCAACCGCAACCGGCCCAGCGCGCCGAAATCGTTCGCCGCCGCCTGGCCTTCGATGCTGATCCGCAGGCGTTTCTACAGCGCTGGCAGGCGCAGCAGGATCAGCTGCGTGAACGTTGCCAGAGCGCCCGTGTGCGACTGGCGGCGATTGCGCTGGATGACGCCGCACTGGAGGAGATCAGCCAGCGCTGTTTCGCCGCTGCCGTCGATGGCCTGCGCGCCGATCTGGTCTGGCTGCGCGCCGCCCGTGCGCATGCCGCCTGGCGCGGTGCCGAACACATTGAATCTGTGGATATCGATGCGGTGGAAGACTTCGTGCTGCGTCACCGTCGCCGGCAGAATCCGCCGCCTGTCGCACAACCGCCACAACCCCAGTCGCAATCTCAGCCCAGCAGCGATAAGCCTAGCGAGGAGCCGCAAGGCGAAGGCCAGTGGGGCGAATTACCCGCCCAGGCGCAGAGCCTCGGCGTCCGGCGTGAACCGCCGCGCTGGGCAAAAAAGCCCTAG
- the cobN gene encoding cobaltochelatase subunit CobN — protein MHLLRTQPGSQLPVDSIADLGQTPAELVILCTGDSHLSLLAEVARQLPADYPSLRLASPAQLSNHASVDLYVEQVLQHAKVILISVHGGVSYWRYGIERLVELAERGARVIMVPGCDNPDPELMALSNVPVAEAERLWQFLRQGGAGNALQLFNCIASQWLQRDYSWVEPQALPRVGLYHPHLANPSLADWQANWQVDAPVAALLFYRTQVQAANTGFIDVFCQRLQAQGLNPLPIAVASLKEAACLAQVEGWLDEADARLIINTTAFALSNPEAPSARPFRRDIPVLQAICSLDNHAQWQANAQGLGSRDLAMHIVLPELDGRLITQPISFKGLAWRSERSQSDVVCYQPHLPGMDFVAELARNWMALAHKGNADKRIALILANYPTRDGRIGNGVGLDTPAAALNILKALQQQGYPVEGLPDSGTALIHQLLGGVTNDLDMLDARPCAQSLALDDYLAFFHSLPAANQQAVRERWGEPQQDPMFRSGRLMIAGLRFGLTFVGIQPARGYQLDAAAVYHDPDLVPPHGYLAFYCWIRTAFAANAVIHVGKHGNLEWLPGKSVGLSEQCWPSAILGPLPNIYPFIVNDPGEGAQAKRRTQAVIIDHLMPPLTRAESYGPLRDLERLADEYYEASQLDLRRAAELRGEILLKVREASLDRELGLQLNEDPNSWLPQLDAYLCDLKESQIRDGLHVFGESPAGTLRRDTLLALLRIPRGDGQGGNASLLRALAHDLELDFDPLDCEMAAPWQGPRPALLQSLSDDSWRSAGDTRERLELLALQLIGAADFESVGAESTQVLQRLREQIAPLLDACGPAEMHGLLAALSGRFVPAGPSGAPSRGRLDVLPTGRNFYSVDVRNLPTPTAWRIGVQAADRLLERHLQDHGDHLRQLGLSMWGTATMRTGGDDMAQALALMGVRPVWQAGSQRVERFEVLPLAQLGRPRVDVTLRVSGFFRDAFSNLIRLFDDAVQAVVDLDEPEEMNPLSARVWRESLTLQDSGLDEAEARKQAGWRVFGSKPGAYGAGVQNAIEERLWQTREDLAEVYLNWGGYAYGTHSEGTPARAQFAERLEQMQAVLHNQDNREHDILDSNDYYQFQGGMLAAVETLRGAKVASYHGDNSQPDTPRIRTLKEELNRVVRARAANPKWIDGMKRHGYKGAFELAATIDYLFAFDATSELVDDHQYALLTDAYLLDKNTRDFIQQHNPGALQDILERLLEAQQRGLWQDPGEYREALENLLIDSEEA, from the coding sequence ATGCATCTATTGCGCACCCAGCCCGGCAGCCAGCTGCCGGTCGACAGCATTGCCGACCTCGGCCAGACCCCGGCCGAGCTGGTGATTCTGTGCACCGGCGATTCGCACCTGTCGTTGCTGGCCGAAGTGGCGCGGCAGCTGCCGGCGGATTACCCCAGTTTGCGTCTGGCCAGCCCGGCGCAGCTGAGCAATCACGCCTCGGTGGATCTCTACGTTGAGCAGGTGCTGCAGCACGCCAAGGTCATCCTGATTTCCGTGCACGGCGGCGTCAGCTATTGGCGCTACGGCATCGAGCGCCTGGTCGAACTGGCCGAGCGCGGCGCGCGGGTGATTATGGTGCCGGGGTGCGACAACCCCGATCCGGAGCTGATGGCCCTGAGCAACGTGCCAGTGGCCGAGGCCGAACGGCTTTGGCAGTTTCTCCGCCAGGGCGGTGCAGGCAATGCGCTGCAGCTGTTTAACTGCATCGCCAGCCAGTGGCTACAGCGCGATTATTCCTGGGTAGAACCCCAGGCCTTGCCGCGCGTGGGCCTCTATCACCCGCATTTGGCCAATCCGAGCCTGGCCGATTGGCAAGCCAACTGGCAGGTTGATGCGCCGGTGGCGGCGCTGCTGTTCTACCGCACCCAGGTGCAGGCGGCGAATACCGGGTTTATCGATGTGTTCTGCCAGCGCTTGCAGGCCCAAGGCCTTAATCCGCTGCCGATTGCCGTGGCCAGCCTTAAGGAGGCCGCCTGCCTGGCCCAGGTCGAGGGCTGGCTGGACGAAGCCGATGCCCGCCTGATTATCAACACCACGGCATTCGCCCTGTCTAACCCGGAAGCGCCGAGCGCACGGCCTTTCCGCCGCGATATTCCGGTGCTGCAAGCCATTTGTTCGTTGGATAACCATGCACAGTGGCAGGCCAATGCCCAGGGCCTGGGTTCGCGTGACCTGGCCATGCATATCGTGCTGCCCGAGCTGGACGGCCGCCTGATCACCCAGCCGATCAGCTTCAAGGGCCTGGCCTGGCGCAGCGAGCGCAGCCAGAGCGATGTGGTTTGTTACCAGCCGCATCTGCCGGGGATGGATTTCGTCGCCGAGCTGGCGCGCAACTGGATGGCGCTGGCGCACAAAGGCAACGCCGACAAGCGCATCGCCCTGATCCTCGCCAACTACCCGACCCGCGACGGCCGTATCGGCAATGGCGTCGGCCTGGACACCCCGGCGGCGGCGCTAAATATCCTCAAGGCGCTGCAACAGCAGGGTTATCCGGTGGAAGGCTTGCCCGACAGCGGCACCGCGCTGATTCATCAGCTGCTTGGCGGCGTGACCAATGATCTGGACATGCTCGACGCGCGGCCTTGCGCCCAGAGCCTGGCATTGGATGACTATCTGGCGTTTTTCCACAGCTTGCCCGCAGCCAACCAGCAGGCGGTGCGCGAACGTTGGGGCGAGCCGCAGCAGGACCCGATGTTCCGCAGCGGTCGGCTGATGATCGCCGGCCTGCGCTTCGGCCTGACCTTTGTCGGCATCCAGCCGGCGCGCGGTTATCAGCTGGACGCGGCAGCGGTGTATCACGACCCCGATCTGGTTCCGCCGCACGGCTACCTGGCGTTTTATTGCTGGATTCGTACGGCATTTGCGGCGAACGCCGTCATACACGTAGGCAAACACGGCAATCTGGAATGGCTGCCGGGCAAGAGCGTCGGCCTGTCCGAACAATGCTGGCCGAGCGCGATTCTCGGCCCTTTGCCGAATATCTACCCGTTTATCGTCAACGATCCGGGCGAGGGCGCCCAGGCCAAACGCCGTACCCAGGCGGTAATTATCGACCACCTGATGCCGCCGCTGACCCGCGCCGAAAGCTACGGCCCGCTGCGCGATCTGGAGCGCCTGGCCGACGAGTATTACGAAGCCAGCCAGCTCGACCTGCGTCGCGCCGCCGAATTGCGTGGCGAGATTCTGCTCAAGGTGCGTGAGGCCAGCCTCGACCGCGAGCTGGGCCTGCAACTTAACGAAGACCCCAATAGCTGGCTGCCGCAGCTGGATGCCTACCTGTGCGACCTCAAGGAATCGCAGATCCGCGATGGCCTGCACGTATTCGGCGAATCGCCGGCCGGTACCCTACGCCGCGACACCTTGCTGGCACTGCTGCGTATTCCCCGTGGCGACGGCCAGGGCGGCAACGCCAGCCTGCTGCGCGCCCTGGCCCACGATCTGGAACTGGACTTCGATCCGCTCGACTGCGAGATGGCCGCGCCCTGGCAGGGCCCGCGCCCGGCGCTGTTACAGAGCCTCAGCGATGATAGCTGGCGCAGCGCCGGCGATACCCGTGAACGGTTGGAGCTGCTGGCCTTGCAGCTGATTGGTGCGGCGGATTTTGAATCCGTTGGTGCGGAAAGCACCCAGGTGCTGCAACGTTTGCGTGAGCAGATCGCGCCGCTGCTGGATGCCTGCGGCCCGGCCGAGATGCACGGATTGCTGGCAGCGCTAAGCGGGCGTTTTGTCCCGGCCGGGCCGAGTGGCGCGCCGAGTCGCGGGCGGCTCGATGTACTGCCCACCGGGCGCAACTTCTACAGCGTCGATGTGCGCAATTTGCCCACACCGACCGCCTGGCGCATTGGCGTGCAGGCGGCGGATCGCCTGCTGGAGCGGCATCTGCAGGATCACGGCGACCACCTGCGTCAGCTCGGCCTGTCGATGTGGGGCACGGCGACCATGCGCACCGGCGGCGACGATATGGCCCAGGCCCTGGCGCTGATGGGCGTGCGCCCGGTGTGGCAGGCCGGCAGCCAGCGCGTCGAGCGCTTTGAAGTGTTGCCGCTGGCGCAACTCGGCCGCCCACGGGTGGACGTGACCCTGCGCGTGTCCGGGTTCTTCCGCGATGCCTTTAGCAACCTGATTCGCCTGTTCGACGACGCGGTACAGGCGGTGGTTGATCTCGATGAGCCGGAAGAGATGAACCCGCTGTCGGCGCGGGTCTGGCGCGAATCCCTGACCCTGCAGGACAGCGGCCTGGATGAAGCCGAGGCGCGTAAACAGGCCGGTTGGCGAGTGTTCGGTTCCAAGCCCGGCGCCTATGGCGCGGGCGTGCAGAACGCCATCGAAGAACGCCTGTGGCAAACCCGCGAAGACCTCGCCGAGGTCTATCTGAATTGGGGCGGCTACGCCTACGGCACCCACAGCGAAGGCACCCCGGCGCGCGCGCAGTTCGCCGAGCGCCTGGAGCAGATGCAGGCGGTGCTGCACAACCAGGACAACCGCGAGCACGACATTCTCGATTCCAACGACTACTACCAGTTCCAGGGCGGCATGCTCGCGGCCGTGGAAACCCTGCGCGGCGCCAAGGTGGCCAGCTACCACGGCGACAACAGCCAGCCCGACACCCCGCGCATCCGCACCCTGAAGGAAGAACTCAATCGCGTGGTGCGCGCCCGCGCGGCCAATCCCAAGTGGATCGACGGCATGAAGCGCCACGGCTACAAGGGCGCGTTCGAACTGGCTGCGACTATCGACTACCTGTTCGCCTTCGATGCCACCAGTGAGCTGGTCGATGACCACCAGTACGCGTTACTCACCGATGCCTATTTGCTCGACAAAAACACCCGCGACTTTATCCAGCAACACAACCCCGGCGCCCTGCAGGATATCCTCGAACGCCTGCTCGAAGCCCAGCAACGCGGCCTCTGGCAAGATCCCGGCGAGTACCGCGAAGCGTTGGAAAACCTGCTGATTGATAGCGAGGAAGCATGA
- the cobW gene encoding cobalamin biosynthesis protein CobW, with protein MQTLAKLPVTIVTGFLGAGKTTLLRHMLGHADGRRIAVIVNEFGELGIDGEILKQCSIGCSEEEASGRIFELANGCLCCTVQEEFFPVMRELVARRGELDHILIETSGLALPKPLVQAFNWPEIRNACTVDAVITVVDSPAVAAGTFAAFPDQVDAQRKLDPNLDHESPLHELFADQLASADLVILNKADLLDAAALAAVRAEVAEELPPAVKIIEAHGGELPLDVLLGLNCETELHIEGRKTHHDLEGHEDHDHDEFASFHVELPEAEEACLLQALKEAVSKHGILRIKGFAAIPGKPMRLLLQGVGQRFDKHFDRAWQADEPRITRLVVIGQTLDQAAIEAELQTALA; from the coding sequence ATGCAAACCCTCGCCAAACTTCCCGTCACCATCGTTACCGGCTTTCTCGGCGCCGGCAAAACCACCCTGCTGCGGCACATGCTCGGCCATGCCGACGGGCGGCGCATCGCGGTGATCGTCAACGAGTTCGGCGAGCTGGGCATCGACGGCGAAATCCTCAAGCAGTGCTCCATCGGTTGCAGCGAAGAAGAAGCCAGCGGCCGCATCTTCGAGCTGGCCAACGGCTGTCTGTGCTGCACCGTGCAGGAAGAGTTCTTCCCGGTGATGCGCGAGCTGGTGGCACGGCGCGGCGAGCTCGACCATATCCTGATTGAAACCTCCGGCCTGGCGTTACCCAAGCCGCTGGTACAGGCCTTTAACTGGCCGGAAATTCGTAACGCCTGCACCGTGGATGCAGTGATCACCGTGGTCGACAGCCCGGCTGTGGCGGCCGGCACTTTTGCCGCCTTCCCTGATCAGGTCGATGCGCAGCGCAAGCTTGACCCGAATCTGGACCATGAATCGCCGCTGCACGAGCTGTTTGCCGATCAGCTGGCCAGCGCCGACCTGGTGATCCTCAACAAGGCCGACCTGCTCGACGCCGCCGCTTTGGCTGCCGTGCGTGCAGAAGTAGCCGAGGAGCTGCCGCCCGCAGTGAAAATCATCGAAGCCCACGGCGGCGAGTTGCCGCTGGACGTGCTGCTGGGCCTGAACTGCGAGACCGAACTGCATATCGAGGGCCGTAAGACCCACCATGACCTGGAAGGCCATGAAGACCACGATCACGACGAGTTCGCCTCGTTCCACGTGGAACTGCCTGAAGCCGAGGAAGCGTGTCTGCTGCAAGCGCTGAAGGAGGCGGTCAGCAAACACGGCATTCTGCGCATCAAGGGTTTCGCCGCGATTCCCGGCAAGCCGATGCGCCTGCTGCTGCAAGGCGTTGGCCAACGTTTCGATAAACACTTCGACCGCGCCTGGCAGGCCGATGAGCCGCGCATCACCCGCCTGGTGGTGATTGGCCAGACGCTGGATCAAGCCGCTATCGAAGCCGAGCTGCAGACGGCATTGGCCTGA
- a CDS encoding cobalamin biosynthesis protein: MPTKNLERDKATQAMAAGQSRLTTAGHHVELRRRTHRAPQMIPSHTPRRPAAAVQVVAGLGCRSGCNVEDLLSLLLHSLQTHGLTVDNLAGLASIAHKRDEPGLLVLAERLGLQLNCFSAEELQPYQHLVQSSPLTLAATGSPAVAEPCAMALATLMSGNAARLLGEKNRNASATCALASIAPKDLS, from the coding sequence ATGCCCACGAAGAACCTCGAACGCGACAAGGCTACGCAGGCCATGGCGGCCGGTCAATCGCGGTTGACCACTGCCGGCCACCATGTTGAGCTACGCCGCCGCACACACCGAGCGCCACAGATGATCCCCAGCCACACCCCTCGCCGCCCCGCTGCCGCCGTTCAGGTGGTCGCCGGGTTGGGCTGCCGTAGTGGCTGCAATGTGGAGGACTTACTCAGCCTGCTGCTGCATAGCTTGCAGACGCATGGCCTGACTGTGGATAACTTGGCGGGGCTGGCCAGCATCGCGCATAAACGCGACGAGCCGGGCCTGCTGGTATTGGCCGAACGCCTTGGTCTGCAGCTGAACTGCTTTAGTGCGGAAGAATTGCAGCCCTATCAGCACCTCGTGCAAAGCTCGCCGCTCACCCTGGCCGCAACCGGCAGCCCGGCTGTCGCCGAACCCTGCGCCATGGCCCTGGCCACGCTTATGAGCGGCAATGCTGCCCGCCTGCTCGGCGAAAAAAACCGCAACGCCAGCGCCACCTGCGCGCTGGCGTCGATTGCACCCAAGGATCTGTCATGA
- the cobM gene encoding precorrin-4 C(11)-methyltransferase → MTVYFIGAGPGDPELITVKGQRLLRSCPVILYAGSLVPAAVLEGHSAELVINTAELHLDEIIELIRQADDKGQDVARVHSGDPSLYGAIGEQIRHLRRLGIAFEIIPGVTATAACAALLESELTLPEVSQTLILTRYASKSNMPEGEALGDLARHGATMAIHLGVVHLSKIVTELLPHYGADCPIAVVHRASWPDQDWVSGTLATIEEQVRAKGFRRTALILVGRVLHAEQFADSALYNAEHRHLFRSADD, encoded by the coding sequence ATGACCGTCTACTTTATCGGCGCCGGCCCCGGCGACCCCGAGCTGATCACCGTCAAAGGCCAGCGCCTGCTGCGCAGCTGCCCGGTGATTCTCTATGCCGGTTCGCTGGTGCCGGCAGCAGTGCTCGAAGGACATAGCGCCGAACTGGTGATCAACACCGCCGAGCTGCATCTGGATGAAATCATCGAGCTGATCCGCCAGGCCGATGACAAAGGCCAGGATGTGGCCCGCGTACACTCTGGCGACCCGTCGCTGTATGGCGCGATTGGCGAGCAGATCCGCCACCTGCGTCGGCTGGGCATCGCCTTCGAGATCATCCCTGGAGTCACGGCCACTGCGGCCTGCGCTGCCTTGCTGGAAAGCGAACTGACCCTGCCTGAGGTGTCGCAGACGCTGATTCTCACGCGCTATGCGAGCAAGTCGAACATGCCCGAGGGCGAGGCACTGGGCGACTTGGCGCGCCACGGTGCGACCATGGCCATCCACCTGGGCGTGGTGCACCTGAGCAAGATCGTTACTGAGTTGCTGCCGCATTACGGCGCGGATTGCCCGATTGCCGTGGTCCATCGCGCCAGCTGGCCGGATCAGGATTGGGTCAGCGGCACCCTCGCCACCATCGAGGAACAGGTGCGCGCCAAGGGCTTTCGCCGCACCGCGCTGATCCTCGTCGGCCGCGTGCTGCACGCCGAACAGTTCGCCGACTCGGCGTTGTACAACGCCGAGCATCGACACCTGTTCAGATCAGCGGACGATTAA
- the glmS gene encoding glutamine--fructose-6-phosphate transaminase (isomerizing), whose protein sequence is MCGIVGAVAERNITAVLVEGLKRLEYRGYDSAGVALLTEQGGLDRRRRVGKVSELESALSTEPLAGRLGIAHTRWATHGAPSERNAHPHFSGHDLAVVHNGIIENHEELRSELKGLGYVFSSDTDTEVIVHLLDHILKAQTDLTAALKQAVKQLHGAYGLAVISSKQPDRLVAARSGSPLVIGLGLGENFLASDQLALRQVTDRFMYLEEGDIAEIQRDSVQIWDAAGQSVTRESVQYHEGAEAADKGEYRHFMLKEIHEQPKVVQRTLEGRLGSDHVLVQAFGPQAAELFAKVRNVQIVACGTSYHAGMVARYWLEGLAGIPCQIEVASEFRYRKVVVQPDTLFVSISQSGETADTLAALRNGKELGYLASLAICNVGISSLVRESDLTLLTQAGPEIGVASTKAFTTQLVALMLLTLSLGQVRGTLDKALQAELVEELRRLPTRLGEALAMDSVVEKVSELFAEKHHSLFLGRGAQYPVAMEGALKLKEISYIHAEAYPAGELKHGPLALVDSDMPVVTVAPNNELLEKLKSNLQEVRARGGELVVFADQQAGMSNGEGTHVVNMPHIHDALAPILYTIPLQLLSYYVAVLKGTDVDQPRNLAKSVTVE, encoded by the coding sequence ATGTGTGGCATCGTAGGCGCAGTCGCTGAACGCAATATCACCGCCGTGTTGGTTGAAGGCCTCAAGCGCCTGGAATACCGCGGCTATGACAGTGCCGGTGTGGCGCTGCTGACTGAGCAGGGCGGTCTCGATCGTCGCCGCCGTGTCGGCAAGGTCAGCGAGCTGGAAAGCGCGCTGAGCACTGAACCATTGGCCGGCCGCCTGGGCATCGCCCACACCCGCTGGGCTACCCACGGTGCGCCAAGCGAGCGCAATGCCCACCCGCACTTCTCCGGCCATGACCTGGCGGTGGTGCACAACGGCATCATCGAGAACCACGAAGAACTGCGCAGCGAGCTCAAGGGCTTGGGCTATGTGTTCAGCTCTGACACCGACACCGAAGTGATCGTGCACCTGCTCGATCACATCCTCAAAGCGCAGACAGACCTGACGGCCGCGCTGAAACAGGCGGTCAAGCAACTGCACGGCGCCTATGGCCTGGCGGTGATCAGCAGCAAGCAGCCGGATCGCCTGGTCGCCGCGCGCAGTGGCAGCCCACTGGTGATCGGCCTGGGTCTGGGCGAAAACTTCCTTGCCTCCGACCAGCTGGCTCTGCGTCAGGTCACCGACCGTTTTATGTACCTGGAAGAAGGCGATATTGCTGAGATCCAGCGCGACAGCGTGCAGATCTGGGATGCCGCCGGCCAGTCGGTGACGCGTGAGAGCGTGCAGTACCACGAAGGTGCCGAGGCCGCTGACAAGGGCGAGTACCGCCACTTTATGCTCAAGGAAATCCACGAACAGCCCAAGGTCGTACAACGCACCCTGGAAGGCCGTCTGGGTTCCGACCACGTACTGGTTCAGGCTTTCGGTCCGCAAGCCGCTGAGCTGTTTGCCAAGGTGCGCAACGTGCAGATCGTTGCCTGCGGCACCAGTTATCACGCCGGTATGGTCGCCCGTTACTGGCTGGAAGGCCTGGCTGGGATTCCTTGCCAGATCGAAGTGGCGAGCGAATTTCGCTACCGCAAGGTAGTGGTGCAGCCGGACACCCTGTTTGTCAGCATCTCCCAGTCCGGCGAAACCGCCGACACCCTGGCCGCGCTGCGTAACGGTAAGGAGTTGGGCTACCTGGCCAGCCTGGCGATCTGCAACGTTGGCATCAGCTCGCTGGTGCGCGAATCCGACCTGACCCTGCTGACCCAGGCCGGCCCGGAAATCGGTGTGGCCTCAACTAAAGCCTTCACCACCCAGCTGGTCGCGCTGATGCTGCTGACGCTGTCCCTCGGCCAGGTGCGTGGCACCCTGGATAAAGCCCTGCAAGCCGAGCTGGTGGAAGAGCTGCGCCGCCTGCCGACCCGCCTGGGCGAAGCCCTGGCCATGGACAGCGTGGTGGAGAAAGTCTCCGAGCTGTTCGCCGAGAAGCACCACAGCCTGTTCCTCGGCCGCGGCGCGCAGTACCCGGTGGCGATGGAAGGCGCGCTCAAGCTCAAGGAAATCTCCTATATCCACGCCGAAGCCTACCCGGCTGGCGAGCTCAAGCACGGCCCATTGGCGCTGGTGGACAGCGATATGCCGGTGGTCACCGTGGCGCCGAACAACGAGCTGCTGGAAAAGCTCAAATCCAACCTGCAGGAAGTGCGCGCCCGTGGCGGCGAGCTGGTGGTGTTTGCCGATCAGCAGGCCGGCATGAGCAATGGCGAGGGCACCCATGTGGTGAACATGCCGCACATCCACGACGCCCTCGCGCCGATCCTCTACACCATTCCGCTGCAGCTGCTGTCCTACTACGTCGCCGTGCTCAAGGGCACCGACGTCGACCAGCCGCGCAATCTGGCCAAGAGCGTAACGGTTGAGTAA
- a CDS encoding DeoR family transcriptional regulator produces the protein MSKRNTPQRRHTILALLAEQGEVSVDELSKAFATSEVTIRKDLAALEKNGLLLRRYGGAVPMPQELISDIQPISQYKQAIARAGVARIREHARIIIDSGTTTAAMIPQLGHKPGLVVMTNSLNVARAISELEHEPVLLMTGGTWDPHSESFQGQVAEQVLRSYDFDQLFIGADGIDLNRGTTTFNELLGLSRVMAEVAREVVVMVESDKIGRKIPNLELPWSSIHTLITDERLSPEAREQLTERGIKLICAAVEA, from the coding sequence ATGTCGAAACGCAACACTCCGCAGCGACGCCACACCATTCTTGCCCTGCTCGCCGAGCAAGGTGAGGTGAGTGTGGATGAGTTGTCGAAAGCCTTCGCCACGTCTGAAGTGACCATTCGCAAAGACCTCGCCGCCCTGGAAAAGAACGGCTTGCTGCTGCGCCGCTACGGCGGTGCTGTGCCGATGCCGCAGGAGCTGATCAGCGATATCCAGCCGATCTCCCAGTACAAGCAGGCCATCGCCCGCGCCGGGGTGGCACGCATTCGTGAGCATGCGCGGATCATCATCGACAGCGGCACCACCACCGCGGCGATGATCCCGCAGCTTGGCCACAAGCCCGGCCTGGTGGTGATGACCAACTCGCTCAACGTGGCCCGCGCCATCAGCGAGCTGGAGCACGAGCCGGTGCTGTTGATGACCGGCGGCACCTGGGACCCGCATTCGGAATCCTTCCAGGGCCAAGTCGCCGAACAGGTGCTGCGTTCGTATGACTTCGACCAGCTGTTTATCGGTGCTGATGGCATCGACCTGAACCGTGGCACCACCACCTTCAATGAATTGCTCGGCCTGAGCCGGGTCATGGCCGAGGTGGCTCGCGAAGTGGTGGTGATGGTCGAGAGCGACAAGATCGGCCGCAAGATTCCCAACCTGGAGTTGCCCTGGAGCAGCATCCATACCCTGATAACTGACGAACGCCTCAGCCCTGAGGCTCGTGAACAATTAACCGAGCGCGGCATCAAGCTGATCTGCGCGGCTGTTGAAGCTTAA
- a CDS encoding M23 family metallopeptidase translates to MPLRKRWIVPALFLVWAVLPEWPQIPVQGASNRDWHPRTFWFEPWGRSGVHKGIDIFAKQGTPVLSASYGLVLFRGELAQGGKVVVALGPKWRMHYYAHLDTIDAYPGQPLLVGSVLGTVGDTGNARGKPAHLHYSIVSLLPLPWRADESTQGWKKMFYLDPNQHLPTR, encoded by the coding sequence ATGCCGTTACGCAAACGCTGGATTGTCCCGGCGCTGTTTCTTGTCTGGGCCGTGCTGCCGGAATGGCCGCAGATCCCGGTGCAGGGTGCCAGTAACCGGGACTGGCATCCGCGCACCTTCTGGTTCGAGCCCTGGGGCCGCTCCGGCGTGCACAAGGGCATCGATATCTTCGCCAAACAGGGCACGCCAGTGCTTTCTGCCAGCTATGGCCTGGTGCTGTTTCGCGGTGAGCTCGCGCAGGGCGGCAAAGTGGTGGTCGCTCTGGGGCCGAAATGGCGCATGCATTACTACGCCCATCTAGACACCATCGATGCTTACCCAGGCCAACCGCTGTTGGTCGGCAGTGTGCTTGGCACGGTGGGCGATACGGGTAACGCGCGAGGCAAACCGGCGCACCTGCATTATTCGATTGTCAGCCTGTTGCCGCTGCCTTGGCGGGCGGACGAGTCGACCCAAGGCTGGAAGAAGATGTTCTATCTCGACCCTAACCAGCACCTGCCAACCCGCTGA